GCCTACCACGTAGCCGCTGACCAGCGTAGTGATAGGGTGCGTGACGTAGCCGTAGGGGTCAGAGACAGCGCCTATCTGCTGCCCGCGGCTCACCGCCTGCCCATTCTTCACGAAGCTCCTAAACAGCCCGGCCCGCGGCGCCCGCACCCAGGTGGTGCGCTCACAGATGATAGGCGGGTGCGAGATGGGCACCGATGTCTCCAGCATGCCCAAATGGTGCAAAACGCGCACCGCGCCTTCCATGCCCATGATAATGCCCTGTTCATCAAACCGAAGCGACTCGCCGGTCTCGTATACAATGATGGATTTGTCCAGCTTGGCGGCCTCCTGGCGCAAAGAGCCGGGCCGGTAATTGGAATTAAGGATGAACGGTGCCCCGAACGCCTTGGCCAGGGCCTCGCTTTCGCCGTGCTCCAGGCGGCAGCGTACCTGCGGGAAATTTGATTTGCTGCGTCCACCGGTATGGAAGTCAATGCCATAGTCAACCAGCGGCAGAATCTCCTTGGTGAACCTATCTGCCACGCGGCTGGCCAAAGAGCCTTTGGCGTTGCCCGGAAAACTGCGGTTCACGTCTTTACCGTCCGGCACTTCGCGGGAGAAGTTCAGGAAGCCGTAGATGTTAAGGATAGGAATGGCTAGAATGGTGCCTTTCAGGGGTTTCAGGATCTCACGCCGGATCATGCGTCGGATCACCTCTACCCCGTTCACCTCATCGCCGTGCATGCCGGCCAGGAGAAGCAGCACCGGCCCCGGCTCCTCCGCCCTGAACACATGGATAGGAATGTCTATCTCGGTGCCGCTGGGCAGCTTGGAGATGGTGAGCCTAACCAGTTTGCGGTCTCCCGGGTAGATGGGAATATCATTGATGATCATCACCGCTGTCTGGGTTATTCTTCTGCTTCGCTTTCTTGGC
This Rufibacter radiotolerans DNA region includes the following protein-coding sequences:
- a CDS encoding succinylglutamate desuccinylase/aspartoacylase family protein, yielding MIINDIPIYPGDRKLVRLTISKLPSGTEIDIPIHVFRAEEPGPVLLLLAGMHGDEVNGVEVIRRMIRREILKPLKGTILAIPILNIYGFLNFSREVPDGKDVNRSFPGNAKGSLASRVADRFTKEILPLVDYGIDFHTGGRSKSNFPQVRCRLEHGESEALAKAFGAPFILNSNYRPGSLRQEAAKLDKSIIVYETGESLRFDEQGIIMGMEGAVRVLHHLGMLETSVPISHPPIICERTTWVRAPRAGLFRSFVKNGQAVSRGQQIGAVSDPYGYVTHPITTLVSGYVVGVNHMPVVNQGDAIIHLGLK